The Streptomyces kanamyceticus genome window below encodes:
- a CDS encoding amino acid adenylation domain-containing protein — translation MTQSELSELVDVWPLAPLQEGLFFHARYDEDRADVYVLQAVFDLAGPLDTEALRGAADALLVRHPNLRAGFWDEDLEQPVQLIPAEVTVPWHETDLGSLEGDGQQNALDRILAEQRTLRFDPADPPLLRFALIRLGERRHRLALTAHHILLDGWSLPVLYRDFFHLYEHHGDDSGLPPVTPYRDYLAWLGEQDPARATAAWGAALAGVDGPTLVGGAEADHAAAEPADSAHDTARPERLDHPLPESLTADLTAFARRRGLTPNTVVQGCWALLLQRLTGRDDVVFGMTVSGRPPQLPGVEGMVGLFINTLPVRVRLRPTETVAALLTRLQTEQAELAEHHHLGLTEITRLTDHNELFDTLMVFESYPLGDSDDDPVFNGLRVSGASGHDATHYPLSLAVVPGRRMVLRLDHRPDVVDRGKAEGLAARLERLLRAVISEPDQLVTGLDLLSAEERRQALAGWHDSGRDLPALTITQLFAAQVARTPDGTALTCGDVQLTYAEVNARANRLARWMRERGAGVDDVVALRLPRGVDLVVSALAAGKAGAAFLPVDPGYPAERVRFMLDDARPAIVVDGPIEALEYDDTDLCVAQDLAGTAYVIYTSGTTGRPKGVAVTHTGIAALHTAHAEALRLGPGAQVFQAVSPSFDVAVCDLVMTLGTGATLILDNPGQLAGDELTTALHHTGATHVALPVSLLATLTPHQLPHLQHVLTGGEVCPPDLARLWTTDGRQLTTAYGPTEATVCATLTAPAGKPSLGHPIPNIHTYVLDTWLRPVPPGVTGELYLAGPGLARGYVNQPALTAERFTANPFASGQRMYRTGDLARRRTDGQLEFAGRADHQIKIRGFRIEPGEIETALASFPGIAQAAVSVRHEVLVGYVVPMSATDHAQLTSALGDFARSRLPAHMIPATVMVLDELPLTTTGKLDRDALPDPAFEVTTTRAPRTPTEEILCALFADVLGQPHVGVDDSFFDLGGHSLLATRLMSRIRPAFGLELGVRALFDAPTVASLARVLGGARPARAALGRAIRPEHVPLSYAQNRLWFLHRLEGPSATYNVPLAVRLTGTLDRQALEDALADVVSRHESLRTLYREHDGTPYQLVLDSDAARPTLTVSTVSAPALEESVTSAVRHGFNLSNELPLRATLLTPESVDGRHGEANEHVLVLVLHHIAADGWSLEPLWRDIAAAYRARLAGAAPDWAALPVQYADYTLWQREILGEPADPDSTLARQLDFWTSTLAGLPARIELPADRPHPAAASHRGASFTFHWNADLHADLVRLARGSGASLFMLVQAALAALLSRSGAGDDIPIGTPIAGRTDEALDDLVGFFVNTLVLRTDVSGDPTFRELLTRVRETDLNAYAHQDIPFEHLVEILNPQRTLAHHPLFQTMLAWQNTADAVLDLPGLSVSPVAAGTGTSRTDLTFSISEHRTADGGPNGIDGQVEFRTDIFDRSTVEALTARLGRILTAAVTDPDQPIGDIDLLTEEEHRQAVSGWNDTAREVPRASLAELFQAQAARTPDQTAVIHQDTQLTYAELNSRANRLAHHLITHGAGPEGVVALKLPRSTDMVIAVLAVLKTGAAYLPIDPQYPDDRIQFMLDDAHPVLVLDDTGLDTSDQPDTDPASATRNPLHPAYVIYTSGSTGRPKGVAVSDGAMVNLLSWHSGELPCARPTRTAQFAALSFDVSVQEILSAVLFGKTLVIPPDDVRYSPEDLVDWLDEQRVDELFAPNLVIDALAHAAVTRGRELPALREVVQAGEALTLSPHVRAFFRQVPGRRLRNNYGPSETHVVTSHTLPADVSAWPSSPAIGAPVGNIRAYVLDDRLRPVGTGVTGELYIAGAGLARGYTNRPALTAERFIANPFTPGQRMYRTGDLVRRGTDGKLHYVRRADQQVKIRGFRIEPGEVESVLAEHPDVAQAVVTAHEGHRLVGYVVPAAAAGAPSSPGELGASLREFARTRLPEFMVPAAYVTLDAMPLTPNGKLDRAALPEPDFASPASPAARRPAPSQEEQLLCGLFSEVLGVPVGADDGFFDRGGHSLLATRLVSRVKAVFGVELGVRALFEASTPAALARRLDSDTSGDALNVLLPLRTTGTLPPLFCVHPAAGISWPYAGLLAHVAPDRPVYGLQTRGLTGAEPPAHTIDEMADDYLAHIRAVQPSGPYSLLGWSFGGLVAHAVATRLEKAGERVELLALLDSFPPDRRPGEEIPELDLRDVLALLFEEIVGIDRKQFDADFGGRELTAEQLIDFMREESAGRVDLLLDEDVLARVVDIFMRVPDALDKFVPERFGGDVLLFTAAQSAAEWPADDPRRSAGAWSPFVAGEVTEHSVDVRHEHMLRADALERIGAVLARALSPTP, via the coding sequence GTGACGCAGTCGGAACTGTCGGAACTGGTGGACGTATGGCCGCTCGCTCCCCTGCAAGAGGGCCTCTTCTTCCACGCCCGCTATGACGAGGACCGCGCCGACGTCTATGTCCTCCAGGCCGTCTTCGACCTGGCGGGCCCGCTCGACACCGAGGCGCTGCGCGGCGCCGCGGACGCCCTGCTCGTCCGGCACCCGAACCTGCGCGCGGGCTTCTGGGACGAGGACCTGGAGCAGCCCGTCCAGCTGATCCCCGCCGAGGTCACCGTCCCCTGGCACGAGACCGACCTCGGGAGCCTCGAAGGGGACGGGCAGCAAAACGCGCTGGACCGGATCCTGGCCGAGCAGCGGACGCTCCGCTTCGACCCGGCCGACCCGCCGCTGCTCCGCTTCGCGCTCATACGCCTGGGTGAGCGGCGGCACCGGCTCGCCCTGACGGCGCACCACATCCTGCTCGACGGCTGGTCGCTGCCGGTCCTGTACCGGGACTTCTTCCACCTCTACGAGCACCACGGCGACGACTCCGGGCTGCCGCCCGTGACTCCCTACCGCGACTATCTGGCCTGGCTCGGGGAGCAGGATCCGGCGCGGGCGACGGCAGCGTGGGGTGCGGCGCTCGCCGGTGTCGACGGGCCGACGCTGGTCGGGGGCGCCGAGGCCGACCACGCCGCCGCCGAACCCGCCGACTCCGCACACGACACCGCCCGCCCCGAACGGCTCGACCACCCCCTGCCCGAGTCGCTGACGGCGGACCTCACCGCCTTCGCACGCCGCCGGGGGCTCACGCCGAACACCGTCGTGCAGGGCTGCTGGGCCCTGCTGCTCCAGCGGCTCACCGGCCGTGACGACGTGGTCTTCGGCATGACCGTGTCCGGCAGGCCGCCGCAGCTCCCCGGTGTGGAAGGCATGGTCGGGCTCTTCATCAACACCCTGCCCGTACGGGTACGGCTCCGCCCCACGGAGACCGTCGCCGCTCTGCTCACACGTCTCCAGACCGAACAGGCGGAGCTCGCCGAGCACCACCACCTCGGCCTCACCGAGATCACTCGCCTCACGGACCACAACGAGCTCTTCGACACCTTGATGGTCTTCGAGAGCTACCCCCTCGGCGACAGCGACGACGACCCGGTCTTCAACGGGCTGCGTGTCTCGGGCGCGAGCGGGCACGACGCCACGCACTACCCGCTCAGCCTCGCTGTCGTACCCGGCCGCAGGATGGTGCTGCGGCTCGACCACCGTCCGGACGTCGTCGACCGGGGGAAGGCGGAGGGGCTCGCGGCGCGGCTCGAGCGGTTGCTGCGGGCCGTGATCAGCGAGCCCGACCAGCTGGTGACCGGACTCGACCTCCTCTCAGCGGAAGAGAGGCGGCAGGCCCTTGCCGGATGGCACGACAGCGGGCGGGACCTGCCCGCACTGACCATCACGCAACTCTTCGCCGCGCAGGTGGCGCGCACTCCGGACGGCACCGCCCTGACCTGCGGGGACGTCCAGTTGACGTATGCCGAAGTGAACGCGCGGGCCAACCGGCTCGCCCGGTGGATGCGCGAGCGGGGCGCGGGCGTGGACGATGTCGTCGCGCTGCGCCTGCCCCGCGGCGTGGACCTCGTCGTCTCCGCGCTCGCGGCGGGCAAGGCGGGCGCGGCGTTCCTGCCCGTCGACCCCGGGTATCCCGCCGAGCGGGTGCGGTTCATGCTCGACGACGCCCGCCCCGCGATCGTCGTCGACGGGCCCATCGAGGCGTTGGAGTACGACGACACCGACCTGTGCGTGGCACAGGACCTGGCCGGCACCGCCTACGTCATCTACACCTCCGGCACGACGGGACGGCCCAAGGGCGTCGCCGTCACCCACACCGGCATCGCCGCACTCCACACCGCGCACGCCGAAGCCCTGCGCCTCGGCCCCGGGGCCCAGGTGTTCCAGGCCGTCTCCCCCAGCTTCGACGTCGCCGTCTGCGACCTCGTCATGACCCTGGGAACCGGCGCCACCCTCATCCTCGACAACCCCGGCCAACTCGCCGGAGACGAACTCACCACCGCCCTCCACCACACCGGAGCCACACACGTCGCGCTGCCCGTCTCCCTCCTCGCCACCCTCACCCCCCACCAACTCCCCCACCTGCAGCACGTCCTGACCGGCGGCGAGGTCTGCCCGCCCGACCTCGCCCGTCTGTGGACCACTGACGGACGGCAGCTCACCACCGCCTACGGGCCCACCGAGGCCACCGTCTGCGCCACCCTCACCGCCCCGGCCGGGAAACCCTCCCTCGGCCATCCCATCCCCAACATCCACACCTACGTCCTGGACACCTGGCTGCGACCGGTGCCCCCCGGTGTCACCGGCGAGCTCTACCTCGCGGGCCCCGGTCTGGCCCGCGGCTACGTCAACCAACCCGCCCTCACTGCCGAACGCTTCACCGCCAACCCCTTCGCCTCAGGGCAACGCATGTACCGCACCGGCGACCTCGCCCGCCGACGCACCGACGGCCAACTCGAATTCGCGGGACGCGCCGACCACCAGATCAAGATCCGCGGCTTCCGCATCGAACCCGGCGAGATCGAGACCGCACTCGCCTCGTTCCCCGGCATCGCCCAGGCGGCCGTATCCGTACGCCACGAAGTGCTCGTGGGCTACGTCGTGCCGATGAGCGCGACAGACCACGCGCAACTCACGAGCGCCCTAGGCGACTTCGCCCGGTCCCGTCTCCCCGCCCACATGATCCCCGCCACCGTGATGGTCCTCGACGAACTCCCGCTGACCACCACCGGTAAACTCGACCGCGACGCCCTCCCCGACCCCGCCTTCGAGGTCACCACCACCCGCGCACCCCGCACACCCACCGAGGAAATCCTCTGTGCCCTCTTCGCCGACGTGCTCGGACAGCCCCACGTAGGTGTCGACGACAGCTTCTTCGACCTCGGCGGACACTCGCTCCTCGCCACGCGTCTGATGTCCCGGATCCGGCCCGCGTTCGGCCTCGAACTGGGCGTGCGGGCGCTGTTCGATGCGCCGACGGTGGCCTCTCTGGCCCGGGTACTCGGCGGGGCCCGTCCGGCGCGGGCCGCGTTGGGGCGCGCGATACGGCCCGAGCACGTTCCGTTGTCGTACGCGCAGAACCGGCTGTGGTTCCTGCACCGCCTTGAGGGGCCCTCGGCGACGTACAACGTGCCGCTCGCCGTACGCCTCACCGGCACGCTCGACCGGCAGGCCCTGGAGGACGCGCTCGCCGACGTCGTGTCCCGGCACGAGAGCCTGCGTACGCTCTACCGCGAACACGACGGCACGCCCTACCAGTTGGTGCTGGACAGTGATGCCGCGCGGCCGACGCTCACGGTGTCGACCGTTTCCGCCCCCGCACTGGAGGAGTCGGTCACCTCAGCCGTACGCCACGGCTTCAACCTGAGCAACGAACTGCCCCTGCGCGCCACGCTCTTGACGCCTGAGTCGGTGGACGGGCGGCACGGCGAGGCCAACGAGCACGTTCTCGTCCTGGTCCTGCACCACATCGCCGCCGACGGCTGGTCGTTGGAGCCGCTCTGGCGCGACATCGCCGCGGCGTACCGGGCACGCCTTGCGGGAGCGGCTCCGGACTGGGCCGCACTCCCGGTGCAGTACGCCGACTACACGCTCTGGCAGCGCGAGATCCTCGGCGAACCAGCCGACCCCGACAGCACGCTCGCCCGCCAACTCGACTTCTGGACAAGCACACTCGCCGGTCTCCCGGCACGGATCGAACTCCCCGCGGACCGCCCGCACCCGGCGGCGGCCTCCCACCGCGGCGCGTCATTCACCTTCCACTGGAACGCCGACCTCCACGCCGATCTCGTCCGGCTCGCGCGCGGATCGGGCGCCAGCCTCTTCATGCTCGTACAGGCCGCCCTCGCGGCACTGCTCTCACGGTCGGGCGCCGGTGACGACATCCCCATCGGCACCCCGATCGCCGGACGCACCGACGAGGCACTCGACGACCTCGTCGGCTTCTTCGTCAACACCCTCGTCCTGCGTACGGATGTCTCGGGCGACCCCACCTTCCGCGAACTCCTCACCCGCGTCCGCGAAACCGACCTCAACGCCTACGCCCACCAAGACATCCCCTTCGAACACCTCGTCGAAATCCTCAACCCCCAACGCACCCTCGCCCACCACCCCCTCTTCCAGACCATGCTCGCCTGGCAGAACACCGCGGACGCCGTGCTCGACCTGCCGGGGCTCTCCGTCTCGCCCGTCGCCGCGGGCACGGGCACGTCCCGGACGGATCTCACCTTCAGCATCTCCGAACACCGGACGGCCGACGGCGGCCCGAACGGGATCGACGGGCAGGTGGAGTTCCGCACCGACATCTTCGACCGCAGCACCGTCGAGGCCCTCACCGCCCGACTCGGCCGAATCCTCACCGCAGCCGTCACCGACCCCGACCAGCCCATCGGCGACATCGACCTGCTGACCGAGGAGGAACACCGACAGGCCGTTTCCGGCTGGAACGACACCGCCCGTGAGGTGCCCCGGGCCTCCCTCGCCGAGCTCTTCCAGGCACAGGCCGCCCGCACCCCGGACCAGACAGCCGTCATCCACCAGGACACCCAGCTCACGTACGCGGAGCTCAACTCCCGCGCGAACAGGCTCGCCCACCACCTCATCACCCACGGCGCAGGCCCGGAAGGCGTCGTCGCGCTCAAACTGCCCCGCTCCACCGACATGGTCATCGCGGTCCTCGCCGTCCTCAAAACCGGCGCCGCCTACCTCCCCATCGACCCCCAATACCCCGACGACCGCATCCAGTTCATGCTGGACGACGCCCACCCCGTCCTCGTACTCGACGACACGGGCCTCGACACGTCCGACCAGCCGGACACCGACCCCGCCTCCGCCACCCGCAATCCCCTCCACCCCGCCTACGTCATCTACACCTCGGGGTCCACCGGGCGGCCGAAGGGCGTCGCGGTGTCCGACGGCGCCATGGTCAATCTGCTGTCCTGGCACAGCGGTGAGCTGCCGTGCGCGCGGCCGACCCGTACCGCGCAGTTCGCCGCGCTCAGCTTCGACGTGTCCGTGCAGGAGATCCTGTCCGCGGTGCTGTTCGGGAAGACGCTGGTGATTCCGCCGGACGACGTCCGTTACAGCCCTGAGGATTTGGTGGACTGGCTGGACGAGCAGCGGGTCGACGAGTTGTTCGCGCCGAATCTGGTGATCGACGCGCTGGCTCACGCGGCGGTCACACGTGGGCGGGAGCTGCCCGCGCTGCGGGAGGTCGTGCAGGCCGGTGAGGCACTGACGCTGAGTCCCCACGTGCGGGCGTTCTTCCGGCAGGTGCCCGGGCGGCGGCTGCGCAACAACTACGGTCCCAGCGAGACACATGTGGTCACCTCGCACACACTGCCCGCCGACGTCTCCGCCTGGCCGTCGTCCCCGGCGATCGGAGCACCTGTAGGGAACATCCGCGCCTATGTGCTCGACGACCGCCTGCGGCCCGTCGGCACGGGCGTGACCGGCGAGTTGTACATCGCGGGCGCGGGGCTCGCCCGGGGCTACACCAACCGTCCCGCCCTCACCGCCGAACGCTTCATCGCCAACCCCTTCACCCCGGGGCAGCGGATGTACCGCACCGGTGACCTCGTACGGCGCGGTACGGACGGAAAGTTGCACTACGTCCGCCGGGCCGACCAGCAGGTCAAGATCCGGGGTTTCCGCATCGAACCGGGCGAGGTCGAGTCCGTCCTCGCCGAGCACCCCGATGTCGCCCAGGCCGTCGTCACGGCGCACGAAGGCCACCGGCTCGTCGGGTACGTGGTCCCGGCGGCAGCCGCCGGAGCGCCCTCATCACCCGGTGAACTCGGCGCCTCTCTACGCGAGTTCGCCCGCACCCGCCTGCCCGAGTTCATGGTCCCCGCCGCGTACGTGACCCTCGACGCGATGCCGCTGACCCCCAACGGCAAGCTGGACCGCGCCGCGTTGCCCGAGCCCGACTTCGCCTCACCCGCCTCCCCCGCCGCCCGGCGCCCGGCACCGAGCCAGGAGGAGCAGCTCCTGTGCGGGCTGTTCTCCGAGGTGCTCGGGGTGCCCGTGGGCGCGGACGACGGCTTCTTCGACAGGGGCGGGCATTCGCTGCTCGCCACCCGGCTCGTCTCCCGCGTCAAGGCGGTGTTCGGTGTGGAGCTCGGCGTGCGGGCCCTGTTCGAGGCGTCGACGCCCGCCGCGCTGGCCCGGCGCCTGGACAGCGACACCTCGGGGGACGCGCTGAACGTGCTGCTTCCTCTGCGGACCACCGGCACCCTGCCTCCGCTGTTCTGCGTGCACCCCGCCGCGGGCATCAGCTGGCCGTACGCGGGGCTGCTCGCGCACGTCGCGCCCGACCGGCCCGTCTACGGGCTCCAGACGCGCGGCCTCACCGGCGCGGAGCCGCCCGCCCACACCATCGACGAGATGGCCGACGACTATCTGGCGCACATCCGGGCCGTGCAGCCGTCGGGACCGTACTCCCTGCTCGGCTGGTCCTTCGGCGGGCTCGTCGCGCACGCCGTCGCGACCCGCCTGGAGAAGGCCGGGGAGCGGGTGGAACTGCTCGCGCTCCTGGACTCGTTCCCGCCCGACCGCAGGCCAGGCGAGGAGATACCCGAGCTCGACCTGCGCGATGTGCTTGCCCTGCTCTTCGAGGAGATCGTCGGCATCGACCGCAAGCAGTTCGACGCGGACTTCGGCGGGCGGGAACTGACGGCGGAGCAGCTGATCGACTTCATGCGCGAGGAGAGCGCGGGGCGGGTCGACCTGCTGCTCGACGAGGACGTGCTCGCCAGGGTCGTCGACATCTTCATGCGGGTGCCGGACGCCCTGGACAAGTTCGTCCCCGAGCGGTTCGGCGGCGACGTACTCCTGTTCACCGCCGCGCAGTCGGCCGCGGAGTGGCCCGCGGACGATCCCCGGCGATCGGCGGGGGCCTGGTCGCCGTTCGTGGCGGGCGAGGTGACGGAGCACAGCGTCGACGTGCGACACGAGCACATGCTGCGCGCCGACGCGCTGGAACGGATCGGGGCCGTCCTGGCGAGGGCCCTGTCGCCCACACCCTGA